The Catenuloplanes niger genome includes a window with the following:
- a CDS encoding glycoside hydrolase family 26 protein: MTRGWLPALALVTSLAVAGCTGGDPSPAPPPPPDLDAPPPAIAVHPGPYDAGPISVPASGAYLGAWVKPAVISQPGRLAAIDGLETRLGRDLDIVHTYRKWDEKFGTESDLEFLDDGATLLFSWASGDTRSITSGEHDELIRAQARRVAEVGRPVLMRFRWEMDRPNLRPSMWSGADYVAAWRHVRRIFDAERARNASWVWCPTSEGFENGEAPAFYPGDDVVDWTCVDVYAGEDFRSLGDLLTPFLRWAAERPKPILIGEYGVAAAWGSERRAAWLRDATRLFKANPQIKGVCYFDSNPDGNPPDKQFQISGDAPAFAAFTELTRDPWFNQPAGPRKAGSRA, encoded by the coding sequence GTGACCCGCGGGTGGCTCCCGGCGCTGGCGCTGGTGACGTCGCTGGCCGTCGCCGGGTGCACCGGCGGTGACCCGTCGCCCGCGCCACCGCCGCCACCGGACCTTGACGCGCCGCCACCGGCCATCGCGGTGCACCCCGGCCCGTACGACGCCGGCCCGATCTCCGTGCCCGCCTCCGGCGCCTACCTGGGCGCGTGGGTGAAGCCGGCCGTGATCAGCCAGCCGGGGCGCCTGGCGGCGATCGACGGCCTGGAGACGCGGCTCGGGCGGGACCTGGACATCGTGCACACCTACCGCAAGTGGGACGAGAAGTTCGGCACCGAGTCCGACCTGGAGTTCCTGGACGACGGCGCCACGCTGTTGTTCAGCTGGGCGTCCGGTGATACCCGGTCGATCACGTCCGGCGAGCACGACGAGCTCATCCGCGCGCAGGCCCGGCGGGTCGCCGAGGTGGGGCGGCCGGTGCTGATGCGGTTCCGCTGGGAGATGGACCGGCCGAACCTGCGCCCCTCCATGTGGTCCGGCGCGGACTACGTGGCGGCCTGGCGGCACGTGCGGCGGATCTTCGACGCGGAGCGGGCCCGGAACGCGTCCTGGGTGTGGTGCCCGACCTCGGAGGGCTTCGAGAACGGCGAGGCGCCCGCGTTCTACCCCGGCGACGACGTGGTGGACTGGACCTGCGTGGACGTCTACGCGGGTGAGGACTTCCGCTCGCTCGGCGACCTGCTCACGCCGTTCCTGCGCTGGGCCGCCGAGCGGCCGAAACCCATCCTGATCGGTGAGTACGGCGTGGCCGCGGCCTGGGGCTCGGAGCGCCGCGCCGCCTGGCTGCGCGACGCGACCCGCCTGTTCAAGGCGAACCCGCAGATCAAGGGCGTCTGCTACTTCGACTCCAACCCGGACGGCAACCCGCCGGACAAGCAGTTCCAGATCTCCGGGGACGCGCCGGCGTTCGCCGCGTTCACCGAGCTGACCCGCGATCCCTGGTTCAACCAGCCGGCCGGCCCCCGGAAGGCAGGATCAAGGGCGTAG
- a CDS encoding WecB/TagA/CpsF family glycosyltransferase, protein MRVVLDGTGFDPVTESQVVGHVRRALERGEGGRIVTPNVDILRQARDSAAVRDLLCGADLVVADGMPLVWASRLARTPVPERVAGSSLIWSLSAGVADDGRSVFLIGGEPDEGANGAERAASRLAVACPGLRIAGCLSPAYGFERRPAELEAVCREVVEAKPDLVYVGLGFPKQEWVISALADYLPFTWFLGCGAAINFVAGDARRAPAWMQRTGLEWVHRLAGEPRRMARRYLGHDAPYAMRLLLGAMVGRVR, encoded by the coding sequence GTGCGCGTCGTCCTTGACGGGACAGGGTTCGACCCGGTGACCGAGTCGCAGGTGGTCGGGCACGTCCGGCGCGCGCTCGAACGCGGCGAGGGCGGCCGGATCGTCACGCCGAACGTCGACATCCTGCGCCAGGCCCGCGACTCCGCGGCCGTCCGCGACCTGCTCTGCGGCGCGGACCTGGTGGTGGCCGACGGCATGCCGCTGGTCTGGGCGAGCCGGCTGGCCCGCACGCCGGTGCCGGAGCGGGTCGCCGGGTCCAGCCTGATCTGGTCGCTCTCCGCCGGCGTCGCGGACGACGGCCGGTCCGTGTTCCTGATCGGCGGCGAACCGGACGAGGGCGCGAACGGTGCCGAGCGCGCCGCGTCCAGGCTCGCCGTGGCCTGCCCCGGGCTGCGCATCGCCGGGTGCCTGAGCCCGGCGTACGGCTTCGAGCGCCGCCCCGCGGAACTGGAGGCGGTCTGCCGCGAGGTGGTCGAGGCGAAGCCGGACCTGGTCTACGTCGGCCTCGGCTTCCCCAAGCAGGAGTGGGTGATCTCCGCACTCGCGGACTACCTGCCGTTCACCTGGTTCCTCGGCTGCGGCGCCGCGATCAACTTCGTGGCCGGTGACGCGCGCCGCGCCCCGGCCTGGATGCAGCGGACGGGCCTGGAATGGGTGCACCGGCTGGCCGGCGAGCCACGCCGGATGGCCCGCCGCTACCTCGGCCACGACGCGCCCTACGCCATGCGCCTGCTGCTCGGCGCCATGGTCGGCCGGGTCCGTTGA
- a CDS encoding sulfotransferase family protein, with protein sequence MARVVFLGGLGRSGTTLVERLLGELPGVCALGEVVHLWQRDLRDDERCGCGARFSECAFWRAIGEAAFNGWQNVDVDRILALRATVERTRFIPRLAARTLPRALQDAVLEYAAFYTSVYEAAALTAGAEVVVDSSKHSALAHCLRWSPALDLRVVHVVRDPRGVAYSWTKSVTRPETDGTEEMTRYSAGRSALLWTGHNAAFGLLARRGVPTLRLRYEQLLADPRAELVRIARHAGLPLRDEDLAFLSSDGRAAELRTGHSAAGNPMRFTVGRVPLRRDDAWRQALPPRQRALVGAVCAPMLRAYGYATPEKEIS encoded by the coding sequence GTGGCACGGGTAGTCTTTCTCGGTGGTTTAGGGCGAAGTGGGACAACTCTCGTAGAACGTCTCCTTGGCGAGCTGCCGGGGGTCTGCGCGCTCGGTGAGGTGGTGCACCTCTGGCAGCGCGACCTGCGCGACGACGAACGCTGCGGCTGCGGTGCCCGGTTCTCCGAGTGCGCGTTCTGGCGCGCGATCGGCGAGGCCGCGTTCAACGGCTGGCAGAACGTGGACGTGGACCGGATTCTCGCGCTGCGCGCCACGGTGGAACGCACCCGGTTCATCCCGCGCCTGGCCGCACGCACGCTGCCGCGGGCGCTGCAGGACGCCGTGCTGGAGTACGCCGCGTTCTACACCTCGGTCTACGAGGCGGCGGCGCTGACCGCGGGCGCGGAGGTGGTCGTCGACTCGTCCAAGCACAGCGCGCTCGCGCACTGCCTGCGCTGGTCGCCCGCGCTGGACCTGCGCGTGGTGCACGTGGTCCGGGACCCGCGCGGCGTCGCGTACTCCTGGACGAAGTCGGTCACCCGGCCGGAGACCGACGGCACCGAGGAGATGACGCGCTACTCGGCCGGGCGCTCGGCACTGCTGTGGACCGGGCACAACGCGGCGTTCGGGCTGCTCGCCCGCCGGGGCGTGCCCACGCTCCGGCTGCGGTACGAGCAGCTGCTCGCCGACCCGCGCGCGGAGCTGGTCAGGATCGCCCGGCACGCCGGGCTGCCGCTGCGCGACGAGGACCTGGCCTTCCTCAGCTCCGACGGCCGCGCGGCCGAGCTGCGCACCGGGCACAGCGCGGCCGGCAACCCGATGCGGTTCACGGTCGGCCGGGTGCCGCTGCGCCGGGACGACGCATGGCGCCAGGCCCTTCCCCCGCGGCAGCGCGCGCTGGTCGGCGCCGTGTGCGCGCCGATGCTGCGCGCCTACGGCTACGCAACCCCAGAGAAGGAGATCTCGTGA
- a CDS encoding glycosyltransferase family A protein → MTSWPTVGVVIPTRSRPELVRKAVDSVRAQDYPGKIRIIVVFDGTEPDFSLAAPGGPPVLMLANWRTPGLAGTRNTGITALDTELVAFLDDDDQWLPAKLRKQVAALLTEPQAEFVTCGMQVEFDGRRNARLAGRDRVTVQELARSRMAMLHSSSFLIRREALIGKHGFGLVAEDAPGSQNEDWDLLLRAARRSPIVHVDEPLVQVLWGRSSHYAYEYGTKISSLRWMMARHPEIAGCAPGAARVYGQLACWSAATGNRPDAWRWTKEAVRANWREPRAAIALAAMTGAVKVENVLATLHRHGRGI, encoded by the coding sequence GTGACCAGCTGGCCCACGGTCGGCGTGGTGATCCCGACCCGCAGTCGCCCCGAGCTGGTGCGCAAGGCCGTCGACTCGGTCCGCGCCCAGGACTACCCCGGCAAGATCCGGATCATCGTGGTGTTCGACGGCACCGAGCCGGACTTCTCCCTGGCCGCGCCGGGTGGCCCGCCGGTGCTGATGCTGGCGAACTGGCGTACCCCCGGCCTGGCCGGCACCCGGAACACCGGCATCACCGCGCTGGACACCGAGCTGGTCGCGTTCCTGGACGACGACGATCAGTGGTTGCCGGCGAAGCTGCGCAAGCAGGTCGCGGCGCTGCTCACCGAGCCGCAGGCGGAGTTCGTCACGTGCGGCATGCAGGTGGAGTTCGACGGCCGGCGCAACGCACGGCTGGCCGGTCGCGACCGGGTGACCGTGCAGGAGCTGGCCCGGTCCCGGATGGCGATGCTGCACTCGTCGAGCTTCCTGATCCGGCGCGAGGCGCTGATCGGCAAGCACGGCTTCGGCCTGGTCGCCGAGGACGCGCCGGGCAGCCAGAACGAGGACTGGGACCTGCTGCTGCGCGCGGCCCGGCGGTCGCCGATCGTGCACGTGGACGAGCCGCTGGTCCAGGTGCTCTGGGGGCGCAGCTCGCACTACGCCTACGAGTACGGCACCAAGATCTCGTCGTTGCGCTGGATGATGGCGCGGCACCCGGAGATCGCCGGTTGCGCGCCCGGCGCGGCCCGCGTCTACGGCCAGCTCGCCTGCTGGTCCGCCGCGACCGGCAACCGGCCGGACGCGTGGCGCTGGACGAAGGAGGCGGTCCGGGCGAACTGGCGTGAACCGCGCGCCGCGATCGCGCTGGCCGCGATGACCGGCGCGGTCAAGGTGGAGAACGTGCTGGCCACCCTGCACCGCCACGGCCGGGGTATTTAA
- a CDS encoding beta-galactosidase has protein sequence MTRRLAPKVRGLSYGGDYNPEQWPESVWAEDVALMREAGVTVVSLGIFAWAWLEPADGRYEFDRLDRLMDMLHDGGIAVDLATATASPPAWFSAAHPEAMVVDADGRTLTYGSRQAFCPSSPAYRQKALDLVTELAQRYGDHPALAMWHVHNEYACHNPYCYCEISADAFRDWLRARYGDLDALNAAWGTAFWSQTYTEWEQVQPPRATVTSSNPTQLLDFKRFSSDAHLANFTAERDALAAITPDVPITTNLMTSSCYALDYWEWAREMPVISNDHYVLAESPVPPAAQTAYAADATRGLAGGGSWLLMEHSTSAVNWQPRNLAKAPGALLRESLGNVARGSEGAMFFQWRASRAGSEKWHSAMLPHAGTASKVWREVVSLGDALRRLAEVEGSRVEAPVAIVLDYPSGWAQEAPNQPSVDMRAFDEVKRWHAALWRAGVTADLVHPTADLTGYRAVLVPSLYLVDDDAIANLAAYPGTLVVGPYSGLADRNDHVRPAPLPGAFHDLLGVRVEEHFPLPAGATVALDDGSSAEVWTEQLSLERAVAVASYLDGPVAGAAAITRHGDVWYLGTRLSDSGLEALLATVAPAVHRVPAQVEAVRRRHEDGRSYLFLLNHGDGPAPVDARGTDLLTGTAWTGPSEVPGRGVVVLREA, from the coding sequence GTGACGAGGCGGCTGGCGCCGAAGGTCCGAGGGCTGAGCTACGGCGGGGACTACAACCCCGAGCAGTGGCCGGAGAGCGTCTGGGCGGAGGACGTCGCGCTGATGCGCGAGGCCGGCGTCACCGTGGTCAGCCTGGGCATCTTCGCCTGGGCGTGGCTGGAGCCGGCCGACGGGCGGTACGAGTTCGACCGCCTCGACCGTCTGATGGACATGCTGCACGACGGGGGCATCGCCGTCGACCTGGCCACCGCCACCGCGTCGCCGCCGGCCTGGTTCTCGGCCGCGCACCCGGAGGCGATGGTGGTCGACGCGGACGGCCGGACGCTGACCTACGGCAGCCGCCAGGCCTTCTGCCCGAGCTCCCCGGCGTACCGGCAGAAGGCTCTTGACCTGGTGACCGAGCTGGCCCAGCGCTACGGCGACCACCCGGCGCTGGCCATGTGGCACGTGCACAACGAGTACGCCTGTCACAACCCGTACTGCTACTGCGAGATCTCCGCGGACGCGTTCCGCGACTGGCTGCGCGCCCGCTACGGCGACCTGGACGCGCTGAACGCGGCCTGGGGCACCGCGTTCTGGTCACAGACCTACACCGAGTGGGAGCAGGTGCAGCCGCCGCGCGCCACCGTCACCTCGTCGAACCCGACGCAGCTGCTCGACTTCAAGCGCTTCTCCTCGGACGCGCACCTGGCGAACTTCACCGCCGAGCGCGACGCGCTGGCCGCGATCACGCCGGACGTGCCGATCACCACGAACCTGATGACGTCCAGCTGCTACGCGCTGGACTACTGGGAGTGGGCGCGGGAGATGCCGGTGATCTCCAACGACCACTACGTGCTGGCGGAGAGCCCGGTCCCGCCGGCCGCGCAGACCGCGTACGCGGCGGACGCCACCCGCGGGCTGGCCGGCGGCGGCTCATGGCTGCTCATGGAGCACTCCACCAGCGCGGTCAACTGGCAGCCGCGCAACCTGGCCAAGGCGCCCGGCGCGCTGCTGCGGGAGAGCCTGGGCAACGTGGCGCGCGGCTCCGAGGGCGCGATGTTCTTCCAGTGGCGGGCCAGCCGGGCCGGCTCGGAGAAGTGGCACTCCGCGATGCTGCCGCACGCCGGCACCGCCTCGAAGGTGTGGCGCGAGGTGGTCTCGCTCGGCGACGCGCTGCGGAGACTGGCCGAGGTCGAGGGCTCCCGGGTCGAGGCGCCGGTCGCGATCGTGCTCGACTACCCGTCCGGCTGGGCCCAGGAGGCACCGAACCAGCCGAGCGTCGACATGCGCGCGTTCGACGAGGTCAAGCGCTGGCACGCGGCGCTCTGGCGGGCCGGCGTCACGGCCGATCTCGTGCACCCGACCGCGGACCTCACCGGTTACCGCGCGGTGCTGGTCCCGTCGCTCTACCTGGTCGACGACGACGCGATCGCGAACCTCGCGGCGTACCCCGGCACGCTGGTCGTCGGGCCCTACAGCGGGCTCGCGGACCGCAACGACCACGTCCGCCCGGCACCGCTGCCAGGAGCGTTTCACGACCTTCTGGGGGTACGGGTGGAGGAGCACTTCCCGTTGCCGGCCGGGGCGACCGTGGCGCTGGACGACGGCTCCTCGGCCGAGGTGTGGACCGAACAGCTGTCCCTGGAGCGCGCGGTCGCGGTCGCGTCCTACCTGGACGGGCCGGTGGCGGGCGCGGCGGCGATCACCCGGCACGGCGACGTCTGGTACCTCGGCACCCGGCTCTCCGACTCCGGGCTGGAAGCGCTGCTCGCGACCGTCGCCCCGGCCGTCCACCGGGTCCCGGCGCAGGTCGAGGCCGTGCGCCGGCGGCACGAGGACGGGCGTTCGTACCTGTTCCTGCTCAACCACGGCGACGGCCCGGCCCCGGTCGACGCGCGCGGCACCGACCTGCTGACCGGCACCGCGTGGACCGGCCCGTCCGAGGTGCCCGGCCGCGGCGTCGTCGTGCTCCGGGAGGCGTGA
- a CDS encoding DeoR/GlpR family DNA-binding transcription regulator: protein MLAQQRQAAILERVRTAGGARVSELAAEFGVSDMTIRRDLDLLSDRGLLAKVHGGATPGLPGSAHEPGFAAKSAQQRREKALIAAEAATLVGPGTAIALSAGTTTVELASRLVDVPGLTVVTNSIPVADVFYRGGRPDSTVVLTGGVRTPSDALVGPVAVAAIRSLHLDLVFLGVHGMSERAGFTTPNLTESETNRALVEAAERLVVLADSTKWDTVGISSFATLGEAHTLITDAGLPDPARAVLADYVTDLRLVEAS from the coding sequence ATGCTGGCCCAACAGCGACAGGCCGCGATCCTGGAACGGGTGCGCACCGCGGGTGGCGCCCGGGTCAGCGAGCTGGCCGCCGAGTTCGGTGTCTCCGACATGACCATCCGGCGCGACCTGGACCTGCTCTCCGACCGCGGGCTGCTGGCCAAGGTGCACGGCGGCGCCACGCCCGGCCTGCCCGGCTCCGCGCACGAGCCCGGCTTCGCCGCCAAGTCCGCGCAGCAGCGCCGGGAGAAGGCGCTGATCGCGGCGGAGGCGGCGACGCTGGTCGGGCCGGGCACCGCGATAGCGCTGTCCGCCGGCACCACCACGGTCGAGCTGGCCAGCCGGCTGGTCGACGTGCCCGGCCTGACCGTGGTGACGAACTCGATCCCCGTCGCGGACGTGTTCTACCGCGGTGGCCGGCCGGACTCGACCGTGGTGCTGACCGGCGGCGTGCGCACCCCGTCGGACGCGCTGGTCGGCCCGGTCGCGGTGGCCGCGATCCGCTCGCTGCACCTGGACCTGGTCTTCCTCGGCGTGCACGGGATGAGCGAACGCGCCGGGTTCACCACGCCGAACCTGACCGAGTCGGAGACCAACCGTGCGCTGGTCGAGGCGGCCGAGCGACTGGTGGTGCTGGCCGACAGCACGAAGTGGGACACGGTCGGCATCTCGTCCTTCGCCACGCTCGGCGAGGCACACACCCTGATCACCGACGCCGGTCTGCCCGACCCGGCGCGGGCGGTACTCGCAGATTATGTAACGGACCTACGACTGGTGGAAGCATCATGA
- the galT gene encoding galactose-1-phosphate uridylyltransferase has translation MKRTPITLADGRELIYFDENDDAVRQTVDRRELPPPPAASQLRYDPLTDEWVAVAAHRQTRTFLPPANECPLDPSTDAFQTEIPGDYDVVVFENRFPSFSARTVDSPGDSVTDLVPIKPGFGRCEVVCFTSDHNTAFTALPPSRVRLIVDAWADRTAELSAVPGIEQVFCFENRGVEIGVTLHHPHGQIYAYPFLPPKTVAMQAAARKHFDATGRNLYADVLAAEITAGDRVVASNEFWTAYVPAAARWPFEVHLAPHRQIADIPALTSDERDAFATIYLEILKRFDGLFDGPMPYISAWHQAPVNDGRELGYLHLQLFSIRRAPGKLKYLAGSESAMGVFINDVTPEQAATMLRDVRL, from the coding sequence ATGAAGCGCACCCCGATCACGCTGGCGGACGGCCGCGAGCTGATCTACTTCGACGAGAACGACGACGCGGTCCGCCAGACCGTGGACCGGCGCGAGCTGCCCCCGCCGCCGGCCGCCTCGCAGCTGCGGTACGACCCGCTGACCGACGAGTGGGTGGCGGTCGCGGCGCACCGGCAGACCCGCACGTTCCTCCCGCCGGCGAACGAGTGCCCGCTGGACCCGTCCACGGACGCGTTCCAGACCGAGATCCCCGGCGACTACGACGTGGTCGTGTTCGAGAACCGGTTCCCGTCGTTCAGCGCGCGCACCGTGGACTCGCCCGGTGACTCGGTCACCGACCTGGTGCCGATCAAGCCGGGCTTCGGCCGGTGCGAGGTCGTCTGCTTCACCTCGGACCACAACACCGCGTTCACCGCGCTGCCGCCGTCCCGGGTGCGCCTAATCGTGGACGCCTGGGCGGACCGGACCGCGGAGCTGTCCGCCGTACCCGGGATCGAGCAGGTCTTCTGCTTCGAGAACCGGGGCGTGGAGATCGGCGTGACGCTGCACCACCCGCACGGGCAGATCTACGCGTACCCGTTCCTGCCGCCGAAGACCGTGGCCATGCAGGCGGCGGCGCGGAAGCACTTCGACGCGACCGGGCGGAACCTCTACGCGGACGTGCTGGCCGCGGAGATAACGGCCGGCGACCGGGTGGTGGCGTCGAACGAGTTCTGGACCGCGTACGTGCCGGCCGCGGCGCGCTGGCCGTTCGAGGTGCACCTGGCGCCGCACCGGCAGATCGCGGACATCCCGGCGCTGACCTCGGACGAGCGGGACGCGTTCGCCACCATCTACCTGGAGATCCTGAAGCGCTTCGACGGGCTGTTCGACGGGCCGATGCCGTACATCTCGGCGTGGCACCAGGCGCCGGTCAACGACGGGCGCGAGCTGGGCTACCTGCACCTGCAGCTGTTCAGCATCCGGCGCGCGCCGGGCAAGCTGAAGTACCTGGCCGGTTCCGAGTCCGCGATGGGCGTCTTCATCAACGACGTGACGCCGGAGCAGGCCGCGACCATGCTGCGCGACGTGCGGCTGTAA
- a CDS encoding NADP-dependent isocitrate dehydrogenase — MAKIKVNKPVVELDGDEMTRIIWKQIREQLILPYLDVELEYYDLSVEKRDETNDQITIDAANAIKTHGVGVKCATITPDEARVEEFGLKKMWRSPNGTIRNILGGVVFREPIIMSNVPRLVPGWTKPIIIGRHAHGDQYKATDFVAPGPGTMTVTFTPDDGSAPMEFEVAKFPGGGVGMAMYNYDDSIRDFARASFRYGLSRNYPVYLSTKNTILKAYDGRFKDLFAEVFDAEFKDEFAKAGITYEHRLIDDMVAAALKWEGGFVWAAKNYDGDVQSDTVAQGFGSLGLMTSVLMTPDGQTVEAEAAHGTVTRHYRQWQKGEKTSTNPIASIFAWTRGLSHRGKLDGTPAVSEFADTLEQVIIDTVQGGQMTKDLAALIGRDAPWQTTDEFMTTLDQNLAKRLGA; from the coding sequence ATGGCGAAGATCAAGGTAAACAAGCCGGTCGTGGAGCTCGACGGCGACGAGATGACGCGGATCATCTGGAAGCAGATCCGTGAGCAGCTGATCCTGCCGTACCTCGACGTCGAGCTGGAGTACTACGACCTGTCCGTCGAGAAGCGCGACGAGACGAACGACCAGATCACGATCGACGCGGCGAACGCCATCAAGACGCACGGCGTCGGCGTCAAGTGCGCCACCATCACGCCGGACGAGGCGCGGGTCGAGGAGTTCGGCCTGAAGAAGATGTGGCGCTCGCCGAACGGCACGATCCGCAACATCCTCGGCGGCGTCGTGTTCCGCGAGCCGATCATCATGTCCAACGTGCCGCGCCTGGTGCCGGGCTGGACCAAGCCGATCATCATCGGCCGCCACGCTCACGGCGACCAGTACAAGGCGACCGACTTCGTGGCGCCCGGCCCGGGCACGATGACCGTCACGTTCACGCCGGACGACGGCTCCGCGCCGATGGAGTTCGAGGTCGCCAAGTTCCCCGGCGGCGGCGTCGGCATGGCGATGTACAACTACGACGACTCGATCCGGGACTTCGCGCGGGCCTCGTTCCGCTACGGCCTGTCCCGCAACTACCCGGTCTACCTGTCGACCAAGAACACGATCCTGAAGGCGTACGACGGCCGCTTCAAGGACCTGTTCGCCGAGGTCTTCGACGCCGAGTTCAAGGACGAGTTCGCGAAGGCCGGCATCACCTACGAGCACCGCCTGATCGACGACATGGTCGCGGCCGCGCTGAAGTGGGAGGGCGGCTTCGTCTGGGCCGCCAAGAACTACGACGGTGACGTGCAGTCCGACACCGTGGCGCAGGGCTTCGGCTCGCTGGGCCTGATGACCTCCGTGCTGATGACGCCGGACGGCCAGACCGTCGAGGCCGAGGCCGCGCACGGCACGGTCACCCGGCACTACCGGCAGTGGCAGAAGGGCGAGAAGACCAGCACCAACCCGATCGCCTCGATCTTCGCCTGGACCCGGGGCCTGTCGCACCGCGGCAAGCTGGACGGCACCCCGGCCGTCTCCGAGTTCGCGGACACGCTGGAGCAGGTCATCATCGACACCGTCCAGGGCGGCCAGATGACGAAGGACCTGGCCGCGCTGATCGGCCGGGACGCGCCGTGGCAGACCACGGACGAGTTCATGACCACGCTGGACCAGAACCTGGCGAAGCGCCTCGGCGCCTGA
- a CDS encoding alkaline phosphatase D family protein — protein MSLPLTRPVHRRGLLAGLATGPLLLRPGRARGADGPLPGELFTLGVASGDPLPDGVVIWTRLAPAGGMPDRAVEVDWEIAEDDRFQRVSRRGTAYAEPELGHSVHVDVRGLRASADYHYRFRAGAEISPAGRTRTAPDPHASPDRLRFAFASCQDYQAGRYTAYRHLVAEDLDFVAFLGDYIYETAPDPAAYRTHDGTGEPYTLAEYRDRYARYRGDPELRAAHAAFPWIVTLDDHEVDGNWADEVPKDPQVQTPEVFRARRIAAFRAFYEHMPLRRASLPRGLDMRLYRRLRFGDLAGVHVLDTRQYRGDQPASLAAAEDPALSMTGPTQERWLVDGLATSGTRWNLLANQVMWASNDRRAGPERRYSFDNWDGYRVQRRRLLEFLGSGRVANPVVLTGDRHCTWVCDLRPDFDDPASPVVAAELTGTSISSGGDPDTAAFHAAYDPVMAESPHWKYIDNRRGYVVSELTRERMHSRLRVVDSVWTGDSPIRTAAEFVTEAGRPGVSAAWQEPVPHARARAHDGPVFSVHDDRDAFPLRA, from the coding sequence ATGTCGCTACCGCTCACCCGTCCGGTGCACCGGCGCGGCCTGCTCGCCGGACTGGCCACCGGACCGCTGCTGCTCCGGCCCGGGCGCGCCCGCGGCGCCGACGGTCCGCTACCGGGCGAGCTCTTCACGCTCGGGGTGGCCTCCGGCGACCCGCTGCCGGACGGCGTGGTGATCTGGACCCGGCTCGCACCCGCCGGCGGCATGCCGGACCGGGCCGTCGAGGTCGACTGGGAGATCGCCGAGGACGACCGGTTCCAGCGGGTGTCCCGGCGCGGCACCGCCTACGCCGAGCCGGAACTGGGCCACTCCGTGCACGTGGACGTGCGCGGCCTGCGCGCGAGCGCGGACTACCACTACCGGTTCCGGGCCGGCGCGGAGATCTCGCCGGCCGGGCGCACCCGGACCGCGCCGGACCCGCACGCCTCGCCGGACCGGCTGCGGTTCGCGTTCGCCAGTTGCCAGGACTACCAGGCCGGCCGGTACACCGCGTACCGGCACCTGGTCGCGGAGGACCTGGACTTCGTGGCGTTCCTCGGCGATTACATCTACGAGACGGCGCCGGACCCGGCGGCGTACCGGACGCACGACGGCACCGGCGAGCCGTACACGCTGGCCGAGTACCGCGACCGGTACGCCCGGTACCGCGGCGACCCGGAGCTGCGGGCGGCGCACGCCGCGTTCCCGTGGATCGTCACGCTCGACGATCACGAGGTGGACGGCAACTGGGCGGACGAGGTGCCGAAGGACCCGCAGGTGCAGACGCCGGAGGTGTTCCGCGCGCGGCGGATCGCGGCGTTCCGGGCGTTCTACGAGCACATGCCGCTGCGCCGGGCGTCGCTGCCGCGCGGGCTGGACATGCGGTTGTACCGGCGGCTGCGGTTCGGCGACCTGGCCGGCGTGCACGTGCTCGACACCCGGCAGTACCGCGGTGACCAGCCGGCCTCGCTCGCGGCCGCGGAGGACCCGGCGCTGAGCATGACCGGGCCCACCCAGGAGCGCTGGCTGGTCGACGGGCTGGCCACGTCCGGCACCCGGTGGAACCTGCTGGCGAACCAGGTGATGTGGGCGTCCAACGACCGCCGGGCCGGCCCGGAACGGCGGTACTCCTTCGACAACTGGGACGGCTACCGGGTGCAGCGGCGCCGGCTGCTCGAGTTCCTCGGCTCGGGGCGGGTGGCCAACCCGGTCGTGCTGACCGGCGACCGGCACTGCACCTGGGTCTGCGACCTGCGGCCGGACTTCGACGACCCGGCGTCACCGGTGGTCGCGGCCGAGCTCACCGGCACCTCGATCAGCTCCGGCGGCGATCCGGACACGGCCGCGTTCCATGCCGCCTACGACCCGGTCATGGCGGAGAGCCCGCACTGGAAATACATCGACAACCGGCGCGGGTACGTGGTGAGCGAGCTGACCCGCGAGCGGATGCACTCCCGGCTGCGCGTGGTGGACAGCGTCTGGACCGGCGACAGCCCGATCCGCACGGCGGCCGAGTTCGTCACGGAGGCCGGCCGGCCCGGCGTCTCGGCCGCCTGGCAGGAGCCGGTGCCGCACGCGCGGGCCCGCGCCCACGACGGACCGGTCTTCAGCGTCCACGACGACCGGGACGCGTTCCCGCTCCGCGCCTGA